TCTAACCCTTGTATACTCAAGCTTGCGGATATTCCGGATCTGCCCGAGCCTTGTCCCGTCCAGCAGATACACTTCAGCATTTTCAAGCTCTATTCCGCCTGAAGAAAAAATCGGACCTAGAAGGTCTTCTTTTGCAGATTCGTTAAATGGCACGCCTCCGCACAGTTCGTTGAAAGCAGGCATAATAAAGACTTCAGGGTCAGCCCAGACATTTTCATTTTCAAAATTAAGGTCCCCAAAGCGTTCTTTCAGGACTTCAGCCCTGAATTTCGTCCTTATCCATGCAGGTTCAACTGTGGAATATCCTAAGGAATCGGTAAAACGTACCGTGGGATGGTTATGCGCGGTAATAACATGGGAAGCAGCCAGAAGTTCTGGAGCAGGCCAGGTATGCCCGTGAAAATACCCGATCCCGTCAAGGACAGCTCCTTTTGCAGAATGAACTTTTATATCCTTTTGCCCGCTGAAAAGAAATTCAATTCCCCCATCATGGTTTCCTGGTAGAATGTCCACATGTGCGTGCTCTGCAAGCGTTTCAAGAAAACACGGAATCTCATCTTTTTCCTGCCAGGAAACCTGGGGAACATTGTGTTTTATGTCCCCGAGCAGCACTACCCGGTCAGGGGAAACTGACTGTATATAACTCAGAATCCGGTCAAGCCGGTCTTTCATCCGGCTGGGGAGATTGATTCCACTCCTGTAGAGGTCCCATTCGATCCCCAGGTGGACATCGGCAATAACCAGAGAAGTTTCCGTGTTCGTGGCTGTAAGTGCAGGTTCTTCAATAATTGGAATGATTTCAGGCGGCATAAATAATCACAGAGGGATGACATTTAAAATGTGATAGCATATTGAGAA
This window of the Methanosarcina mazei S-6 genome carries:
- a CDS encoding metallophosphoesterase; protein product: MPPEIIPIIEEPALTATNTETSLVIADVHLGIEWDLYRSGINLPSRMKDRLDRILSYIQSVSPDRVVLLGDIKHNVPQVSWQEKDEIPCFLETLAEHAHVDILPGNHDGGIEFLFSGQKDIKVHSAKGAVLDGIGYFHGHTWPAPELLAASHVITAHNHPTVRFTDSLGYSTVEPAWIRTKFRAEVLKERFGDLNFENENVWADPEVFIMPAFNELCGGVPFNESAKEDLLGPIFSSGGIELENAEVYLLDGTRLGQIRNIRKLEYTRVRSKIGSKKRRNSGKSV